A single genomic interval of Camelina sativa cultivar DH55 chromosome 11, Cs, whole genome shotgun sequence harbors:
- the LOC109127379 gene encoding uncharacterized protein LOC109127379 — protein sequence MESNSPLKALLFGDDSLFLIKVSLDQASTLKGILADYGDVIGQLINLYKSSITFGNKVEVGVRIQIQEKMGTVKEGGAGSKVELLAYIHEKMKNRMLGWFAQSLSQGGKEILLKVVVMAMQVFAMTCFKLPKNTYEKLTSAMSAFWWDSTEDKRKMHWIGWDKLCLPKHLGGLGFKDIPIFNQALLAKQAWRILQDGNSLVASFVKSRYFEDGEFLTADLGDRPSFAWRSILHGRDLLKRGLRQMIGDGEYTFVWSSRWVLDGVMRAPLMKNIIFDLDLKVNELIDYATLS from the coding sequence ATGGAATCCAATTCTCCCCTCAAGGCCCTTCTATTTGGAGATGATAGCTTGTTCCTGATTAAAGTTTCTTTAGATCAAGCCTCGACCTTAAAAGGTATTCTAGCTGATTATGGTGATGTTATAGGTCAGCTTATAAATCTTTATAAGTCTTCTATCACCTTTGGGAATAAAGTTGAAGTTGGAGTGAGGattcaaattcaagaaaaaatgggTACTGTTAAAGAAGGCGGTGCAGGTTCTAAGGTGGAGTTGTTAGCCTATATCCacgagaaaatgaaaaacaggATGTTAGGTTGGTTTGCACAATCTCTATCTCAAGGAGGGAAAGAAATCCTCCTGAAAGTTGTGGTTATGGCTATGCAAGTCTTTGCAATGACCTGCTTTAAACTCCCCAAAAACACTTATGAGAAATTGACATCAGCTATGTCGGCTTTTTGGTGGGATTCCACAGAAGATAAAAggaaaatgcattggattgggTGGGATAAATTGTGTCTTCCAAAGCATCTAGGTGGCCTCGGTTTTAAAGACATCCCAATATTCAACCAAGCTCTCCTTGCCAAACAAGCATGGAGGATCCTACAGGATGGCAATAGTCTCGTTGCCAGTTTCGTCAAAAGCAGATACTTTGAGGATGGTGAGTTTCTAACTGCAGACCTTGGTGATAGACCGTCTTTTGCTTGGAGAAGCATTTTACATGGTAGGGATCTCTTGAAAAGAGGGTTGAGACAAATGATTGGTGATGGTGAATACACTTTTGTTTGGTCCTCTCGGTGGGTTCTCGATGGAGTTATGCGAGCCcctttaatgaaaaatatcatttttgatCTGGATTTAAAGGTTAATGAGCTTATTGATTATGCCACTCTCTCTTAG